The Tachyglossus aculeatus isolate mTacAcu1 chromosome 4, mTacAcu1.pri, whole genome shotgun sequence genome contains a region encoding:
- the DERL1 gene encoding derlin-1 isoform X2, with protein MFMLLFNWICIVITGLIMEMQLLMIPLIMSVLYVWAQLNRDMIVSFWFGTRFKACYLPWVILGFNYIIGGSVINELVGNLVGHLYFFLMFKYPMDLGGRNFLSTPQFLYRWLPSRRGGISGFGVPPASVRQAAEDQPGRGGRHNWGQGFRLGDQ; from the exons ATGTTCATGCTTCTCTTTAACTGGATCTGCATCGTC ATTACTGGCTTAATAATGGAAATGCAG CTACTGATGATTCCTCTTATAATGTCAGTGCTCTACGTTTGGGCCCAGCTGAACAGAGATATGATCGTGTCATTTTGGTTTGGAACAAGATTCAAG GCATGTTATCTGCCTTGGGTTATTCTTGGATTCAACTACATCATCGGAGGGTC GGTTATCAATGAGCTGGTAGGGAACCTCGTTGGACACTTGTATTTCTTCTTAATGTTCAAATACCCAATGGATTTGGGAGGAAGAAATTTTCTGTCTACACCTCAGTTTTT GTACCGTTGGCTGCCAAGTAGGAGGGGTGGGATCTCAGGGTTTGGGGTCCCTCCTGCCAGCGTAAGACAGGCAGCAGAAGATCAGCCCGGCAGAGGTGGGAGACACAACTGGGGCCAAGGGTTCCGGCTAGGAGATCAATAG